One genomic segment of Tripterygium wilfordii isolate XIE 37 chromosome 9, ASM1340144v1, whole genome shotgun sequence includes these proteins:
- the LOC120004913 gene encoding UDP-glycosyltransferase 92A1-like — protein MGSRGHVVMLPMMAHGHLIPFLSLARQIEQRSGFTITIANTPLNIQYLQSTITSPEPNIHLVELPFINTDHGLPPNTENTEDLTLNLIINLCKSSISLKTPCQNLIQDIIDKEGQPPLCIISDVFFGWASEVAKSTGTVNVTFTTCGAYGTLAYSSMWLNLPHRHKIDDSGEFNVPGFPDHCRFHVTQLHSFLRNADGFDSWSKFMQTQISLSLKSCGWLCNTIEEIEPLGLQRLRDYVKVPIWSIGPLLPPAVLLKESSPTHSSINRQRAGKIPGISAEECIEWLNSHSSSSVVYISFGSQNTISPSQMMGLANGLEMAKKPFIWVIRPPIGFNIKGEIKPEWLPEGFEDRMKKSKQGLLVKNWAPQLDILSHNSTGAFLSHCGWNSVLESLSQGVPMIGWPLAAEQTYNSKMLVEEMGVSVELTRGVEGVVEGSEVKRVIDLVMDKNGILGQNMKKKAWEIREQIRAAVRDDGESKGSSVKALNDFVSAIQNQKINA, from the coding sequence ATGGGGTCAAGAGGGCACGTAGTGATGCTCCCAATGATGGCTCATGGTCATTTAATACCATTTCTTTCACTGGCAAGACAAATCGAACAAAGAAGTGGCTTCACAATCACCATTGCAAATACCCCTCTCAACATCCAATACCTTCAATCCACTATCACCTCCCCTGAACCCAACATTCACCTTGTGGAGCTACCATTCATTAATACTGACCATGGACTCCCACCCAACACAGAGAACACAGAAGACTTGACTCTCAATCTGATCATTAACCTCTGCAAATCATCAATAAGCCTGAAAACGCCGTGCCAAAATCTTATACAAGATATCATTGACAAAGAAGGGCAGCCTCCACTCTGTATCATATCAGATGTGTTCTTCGGATGGGCTAGTGAGGTTGCCAAGAGTACTGGGACTGTCAATGTTACCTTCACCACTTGCGGCGCGTATGGCACTTTGGCTTACTCTTCAATGTGGTTGAACCTCCCTCATCGACACAAAATCGATGATTCTGGTGAATTCAACGTGCCCGGATTCCCTGATCATTGTCGATTTCATGTCACTCAGTTGCATAGCTTTTTAAGAAATGCAGATGGGTTTGATTCTTGGTCCAAGTTTATGCAGACACAGATATCTCTGTCTTTGAAGTCATGTGGATGGTTGTGTAATACAATTGAAGAGATTGAGCCTCTTGGATTGCAACGACTTAGAGACTATGTCAAAGTCCCTATTTGGAGTATTGGTCCTCTGCTGCCTCCTGCAGTACTTCTCAAGGAATCAAGCCCTACACATTCAAGTATAAACCGTCAGCGAGCAGGAAAAATTCCGGGAATATCAGCAGAGGAATGTATCGAATGGCTTAATTCACATTCAAGTTCTTCTGTTGTTTACATTTCTTTTGGTTCTCAAAACACAATTAGTCCATCTCAAATGATGGGGTTGGCAAATGGATTGGAGATGGCGAAGAAACCATTCATTTGGGTCATTAGACCACCAATTGGTTTCAACATAAAAGGCGAAATCAAGCCCGAATGGCTCCCGGAAGGGTTCGAGGATCGAATGAAGAAGAGCAAACAAGGATTGTTAGTTAAAAACTGGGCACCCCAATTGGACATACTGTCTCATAACTCTACCGGTGCATTTTTGAGCCATTGCGGGTGGAATTCGGTGCTGGAGAGCTTGAGCCAAGGCGTGCCGATGATCGGGTGGCCTTTGGCAGCAGAACAAACATATAATTCAAAAATGTTGGTGGAGGAGATGGGAGTGAGTGTGGAGTTAACAAGAGGAGTTGAAGGTGTTGTTGAAGGGAGTGAAGTGAAGAGAGTGATAGATTTGGTAATGGATAAGAATGGGATATTAGGAcagaatatgaaaaagaaagcttgggaGATTAGAGAACAAATAAGAGCAGCAGTGAGAGATGATGGAGAATCAAAGGGATCATCTGTCAAGGCTTTGAATGATTTTGTTAGCGCCATTCAAAATCAGAAAATAAATGCCTAA